In one window of Campylobacter coli DNA:
- the rlmN gene encoding 23S rRNA (adenine(2503)-C(2))-methyltransferase RlmN, translating to MKELINILDFLPEELEEKIKPMFRVKQIYQWIYQKYANNFSDMSSLPKDLRLELAQTYHFAPLKCVKNEQSKDGSIKYLFELIDGLRIESVLLPMKEEQFDDEGKRISHTRYTICVSSQVGCKSGCSFCLTAKGGLKRNLSAGEIVGQILWIKKQNNIPYERRVNIVYMGMGEPLDNLKNVSKAVKILSQNDGLAISPRRQTISTSGLAKQIKELGEMNLGVLLAISLHAVNDELRTELMPINKAYNIAAIMDAVRAFPIDQRKRVMFEYLLIDGINDKIEHAKELVKLLNGIKAKVNLILFNPHEGSIYHRPKLENAIKFQDLLSAKGVTCTIRESKGLDISAACGQLKERAKEL from the coding sequence TTGAAAGAACTCATTAATATCTTAGACTTTTTACCTGAAGAATTGGAAGAAAAAATCAAGCCTATGTTTCGCGTGAAACAAATTTATCAATGGATATATCAAAAGTATGCAAATAATTTTTCCGATATGTCAAGTCTACCAAAAGATTTGCGTTTAGAACTTGCGCAAACTTACCATTTCGCTCCTCTTAAATGCGTTAAAAATGAACAAAGCAAAGATGGAAGTATCAAATATCTTTTTGAACTTATCGATGGCTTAAGGATAGAAAGTGTACTTTTGCCTATGAAAGAAGAACAATTTGACGATGAAGGTAAAAGAATTTCACATACAAGATATACCATTTGTGTTTCCTCTCAAGTAGGTTGTAAAAGTGGCTGTAGTTTTTGTCTTACTGCCAAAGGGGGTTTAAAAAGAAATTTGAGTGCAGGAGAGATAGTCGGACAAATTTTGTGGATCAAAAAACAAAATAATATCCCCTATGAGCGTCGTGTCAATATAGTCTATATGGGCATGGGGGAACCTCTTGACAATCTTAAAAATGTTTCCAAGGCGGTTAAAATTCTCTCTCAAAATGATGGACTTGCTATCAGCCCTCGTAGACAAACTATAAGTACAAGCGGCTTAGCAAAACAAATCAAAGAACTAGGCGAAATGAATTTAGGCGTTTTACTTGCTATCTCCCTTCACGCAGTCAATGACGAACTCCGAACCGAACTCATGCCTATAAATAAAGCTTATAATATAGCTGCGATTATGGATGCTGTGCGCGCTTTTCCTATAGATCAAAGAAAAAGAGTAATGTTTGAATATTTACTCATCGATGGCATCAACGACAAAATTGAACATGCAAAAGAGCTAGTCAAACTTTTAAATGGTATAAAAGCCAAAGTGAATTTGATACTTTTCAATCCTCATGAGGGCAGTATTTATCATCGTCCTAAACTTGAAAATGCGATCAAATTTCAAGATTTATTAAGTGCTAAAGGAGTAACTTGCACCATAAGAGAAAGCAAGGGACTTGATATTTCAGCAGCTTGTGGACAACTCAAAGAAAGGGCGAAAGAATTATGA
- a CDS encoding glycosyl transferase family 90: protein MLQSRLFMNLKGIGISFVPRYFFQTNLHKIFNKILKYNVKELEEIQTRVKYYNQINDFFTLTEKEKIGKFPFKNTSYAFDAYEISKYFNDDFLWNKKFGDIKYTFKEPTICKSRPLENNANNILLKLDKNRHFCFLKDNINYENKRNIAIFRGAAYQKHRKEFFHSYFNKPFCDLEDTSKQLSQWKKNFLSKKEQMKYKFIISLEGNDVASNLKWVMNSNSLVLAPKITCETWFMEGTLKPNYHFALIDNDNLATVIEYFNNHPKDALEIINNAHQYIKKFLDKKKEFYIGILVLTKYFYYSGQLDLNKDECEREILELIK from the coding sequence ATGTTACAATCAAGATTATTTATGAATTTAAAAGGCATTGGAATATCTTTTGTACCAAGATATTTTTTTCAAACAAATTTACATAAAATTTTCAATAAAATTTTAAAATACAATGTCAAAGAATTAGAAGAAATACAAACTCGGGTTAAGTATTACAATCAAATAAATGATTTTTTTACATTAACAGAAAAGGAAAAAATAGGAAAATTTCCTTTTAAAAATACCTCTTATGCTTTTGATGCTTATGAAATTAGCAAATACTTTAACGATGATTTTTTATGGAATAAAAAATTTGGTGATATAAAATATACTTTTAAAGAGCCAACCATTTGTAAATCAAGACCTCTAGAGAATAATGCAAACAATATTTTATTAAAACTTGATAAAAATAGGCATTTTTGTTTTTTAAAAGACAATATAAATTATGAAAATAAAAGAAACATAGCAATTTTTAGAGGCGCTGCATATCAAAAACATAGAAAAGAATTTTTTCATTCTTATTTTAATAAACCATTTTGCGACTTAGAAGATACTTCAAAGCAATTGAGTCAATGGAAAAAAAACTTTTTAAGTAAAAAAGAACAAATGAAATATAAATTTATAATCTCTTTAGAAGGCAACGATGTAGCAAGCAATTTAAAATGGGTAATGAATTCCAATTCTTTAGTCTTAGCCCCAAAAATAACTTGCGAAACTTGGTTCATGGAAGGGACTTTAAAACCAAATTATCATTTTGCTTTAATTGATAACGATAACCTAGCTACGGTAATCGAATATTTTAACAACCATCCAAAAGATGCGCTAGAAATTATTAATAATGCTCATCAATATATCAAGAAATTCTTAGATAAGAAAAAAGAATTTTATATAGGGATTTTAGTTTTGACTAAATATTTTTACTATTCTGGGCAACTCGATCTTAACAAAGATGAATGTGAAAGAGAAATTTTAGAATTAATCAAATAG
- the rsmA gene encoding 16S rRNA (adenine(1518)-N(6)/adenine(1519)-N(6))-dimethyltransferase RsmA, whose amino-acid sequence MMKAKKHYGQNFLNDKSILSKIIQAIPKDTENIVEIGPGLGDLTQELLKVSHVKAYEIDDDLIPILRKKFQKELECGKLNLLHQDASKLAYFDEKKYFLVANLPYYVASHLILQALEDKNCSGLIVMVQKEMALKFCAHSEESDFSALGVLSAMICEREILFDVEPECFNPPPKVVSAVMKMIKFRAYQDICEIHAFKAFLKDCFKAPRKQLLGNLKNYKAELAEVFQELKLNLNLRPHELCVDSYLKIYEKVKEEYERKQQRK is encoded by the coding sequence ATGATGAAAGCAAAAAAACATTACGGACAAAATTTTTTAAACGATAAAAGTATTTTATCAAAAATCATCCAAGCCATACCCAAAGATACTGAAAATATAGTAGAGATTGGGCCTGGCTTAGGTGATTTGACGCAAGAGCTTTTAAAAGTTTCTCATGTAAAGGCTTATGAGATAGATGATGATCTTATACCTATTTTGCGTAAGAAATTTCAAAAAGAACTTGAATGTGGAAAATTAAATTTGCTTCATCAAGATGCAAGCAAACTTGCATATTTTGATGAAAAGAAGTATTTTTTGGTCGCTAATTTGCCTTACTATGTTGCAAGCCATTTGATTTTGCAAGCCTTAGAAGACAAAAATTGCTCGGGTTTGATTGTAATGGTTCAAAAAGAAATGGCATTGAAATTCTGTGCTCATAGCGAAGAAAGTGATTTTTCAGCTCTAGGAGTTTTAAGCGCTATGATTTGTGAGCGAGAAATACTATTTGATGTAGAACCTGAATGTTTTAATCCGCCGCCAAAAGTAGTATCAGCAGTAATGAAAATGATTAAATTCAGAGCTTATCAGGATATCTGTGAAATTCATGCTTTTAAAGCTTTTTTAAAAGATTGTTTTAAAGCACCAAGAAAGCAACTATTAGGGAATTTAAAAAATTATAAAGCTGAATTAGCGGAGGTTTTTCAAGAGTTAAAACTCAATTTAAATTTACGCCCACATGAACTTTGCGTCGATTCATACCTTAAAATTTACGAAAAAGTAAAGGAAGAATATGAACGAAAACAACAAAGGAAATAG
- the rpsJ gene encoding 30S ribosomal protein S10, with protein sequence MERIRLKLKAYDHRVLDRTVAAIVEAVKRTGADIRGPIPMPTKIKRYTVLKSPHINKDSREQFEIRIHARMLDIVAATPDTVDSLTKLDLAPEVSVEVRAMGK encoded by the coding sequence ATGGAAAGAATCAGGCTTAAGCTAAAAGCTTATGACCATCGAGTACTAGACAGAACAGTTGCAGCAATCGTAGAAGCTGTCAAAAGAACAGGTGCGGATATCAGAGGTCCGATACCAATGCCTACTAAAATCAAACGCTATACAGTTTTAAAATCTCCACATATTAACAAAGATTCTCGTGAGCAGTTTGAGATAAGAATTCACGCGCGTATGCTAGATATAGTAGCAGCGACTCCAGATACAGTTGATTCTTTAACTAAGCTTGATTTAGCGCCAGAAGTTAGCGTTGAAGTAAGAGCTATGGGTAAATAA
- a CDS encoding MFS transporter, protein MAKKQSGFKAIAAAGIGNALEWYDFSVFAFFATYISKNFFIDNDASSALINTFILFGAGFLARPLGAIIIGAYGDKMGRKAAITLTIAMMAIGTFIIFVTPPISYIGIFAPILLLIARLFQGFSTGGEIGGAAAFLIEHAPENKKIFYASFLQASMGMSNILAALMGIFLTTFFTESQILDYAWRFAFLFGLLIVPVGFYIRNTLDETPEFKNLNQNNYHSPLKVIFQGYCFKIIMGILFSILWTSCVYTFIIYMPTYYVNHNIGLNFTQNQSFWASFIGNIFLVGGCIVFARIAQKIGVYKMLFLSIVLLASVPFLVLYVLFLYTNFYVLFISHILLCILVSIFAGIAPSILATYYPTFIRSSALAISYNIAAIFFAGFTPAIVNYLVAFNIFAPAYWVLLACIFAFIGAYFMKRDKGE, encoded by the coding sequence ATGGCCAAAAAACAAAGTGGATTTAAAGCCATAGCGGCAGCTGGGATAGGTAACGCTCTTGAATGGTATGATTTTAGCGTATTTGCTTTTTTTGCAACTTATATTTCAAAAAATTTTTTTATTGATAATGATGCTTCAAGTGCTTTAATCAATACCTTTATACTTTTTGGAGCAGGTTTTTTAGCAAGGCCTTTGGGGGCTATTATTATAGGAGCTTATGGGGATAAAATGGGTAGAAAGGCTGCTATAACTCTTACCATAGCAATGATGGCTATAGGTACTTTTATTATCTTTGTAACTCCTCCTATTTCTTATATAGGGATTTTTGCCCCTATTTTATTGCTTATTGCAAGATTATTTCAGGGTTTTTCCACAGGAGGAGAAATTGGAGGGGCAGCAGCCTTTTTGATAGAACATGCTCCAGAAAATAAAAAAATATTTTATGCTTCTTTTTTACAAGCTTCGATGGGTATGAGTAATATACTTGCGGCTTTGATGGGAATTTTTTTAACCACCTTTTTTACAGAAAGTCAAATTTTAGATTATGCTTGGCGTTTTGCTTTTTTATTTGGTTTGCTTATTGTTCCTGTGGGTTTTTACATAAGAAATACTCTAGATGAGACTCCTGAGTTTAAAAATTTAAATCAAAATAACTATCATAGCCCTTTAAAAGTTATTTTCCAGGGTTATTGCTTTAAAATTATTATGGGTATTTTATTTAGTATTTTATGGACAAGTTGTGTTTATACTTTCATTATCTATATGCCAACTTATTATGTAAATCATAATATTGGTTTAAATTTTACTCAAAATCAAAGTTTTTGGGCTTCTTTTATAGGCAATATTTTCTTAGTGGGCGGTTGTATTGTTTTTGCAAGAATAGCTCAAAAAATTGGGGTTTATAAAATGCTATTTTTAAGCATTGTTTTACTAGCTAGTGTACCTTTTTTGGTTCTTTATGTTTTATTTTTATATACAAATTTTTATGTTTTATTTATAAGTCATATTTTGCTTTGTATTTTAGTAAGTATATTTGCAGGTATAGCTCCTTCTATCTTAGCAACTTATTATCCAACTTTTATTAGAAGTTCGGCTTTGGCTATATCTTATAATATAGCTGCTATTTTTTTCGCAGGATTTACTCCTGCTATTGTTAATTATTTGGTTGCTTTTAATATTTTTGCTCCAGCTTATTGGGTTTTACTTGCTTGTATTTTTGCTTTTATAGGAGCTTATTTTATGAAAAGAGATAAAGGAGAATAG
- a CDS encoding ribonuclease J — protein sequence MNENNKGNSENTNNPNSNSKNNKRYKYRNRRKKLADSIGENSQNSTHEFSNNEKINTKKNSTNTQPLEGENVEKPSEKKKKRNRNLPSKLTGNEDWQIALAECIEANRVSHENRLHPLKYNNSSEHKIRITPLGGLGEIGGNISVFETNNDAIIIDIGMSFPDGTMHGVDIIIPDFDYVRKIKDKIRGIVITHAHEDHIGAVPYFFKEFQFPIYATPLALGMISNKFEEHGLKAERKWFRPVEKRKVYEIGEFDIEWIHITHSIIDASALAIKTKAGTIIHTGDFKIDQTPIDGYPTDLGRLAHYGEEGVLCLLSDSTNSYKEGYTKSESSVGPTFDQIFARTKGRVIMSTFSSNIHRVYQAITYGLKYGRKVCVIGRSMERNLYTTMELGYIKLDRKIFIDADEVSKYKDNEVLIVTTGSQGETMSALYRMATDEHKFIKIKPSDQIIISAKAIPGNEASVSAVLDYLLKAGAKVAYQEFSEIHVSGHASIEEQKLMLTLVKPKFFLPVHGEYNHINKHKETAIKCGIPEKNIYLMSDGDQVELCQKYIKRVKTVKTGKVFVDNQINKQIADDVVIDRQKLADSGIVVIIAQLDKASKTLINKPRVFSYGLVADKQDHAFSKEMAEVLGQFFVNVKDEVLNDPRFLENQIRQVLRKHIFRKIKKYPTIVPTVFVM from the coding sequence ATGAACGAAAACAACAAAGGAAATAGTGAAAACACAAACAATCCTAATTCAAATTCAAAAAACAACAAGCGCTATAAATACAGAAATCGTAGAAAAAAATTAGCCGATTCTATCGGTGAAAATTCTCAAAATTCAACTCATGAATTTTCTAACAACGAAAAGATAAATACCAAGAAAAATTCTACAAATACTCAACCTTTAGAGGGTGAAAATGTAGAAAAACCAAGCGAAAAAAAGAAAAAAAGAAATCGCAATCTCCCTTCTAAGCTCACTGGAAATGAAGATTGGCAAATCGCGCTTGCAGAGTGTATAGAAGCAAACCGTGTTTCACATGAAAATCGCTTACATCCTTTAAAATACAATAATTCTAGCGAGCATAAAATTCGCATCACTCCACTAGGCGGCTTAGGGGAAATCGGTGGAAATATCAGTGTTTTTGAAACCAATAATGATGCAATTATCATCGATATTGGTATGAGCTTTCCAGATGGAACTATGCACGGGGTAGATATCATCATCCCTGATTTTGATTATGTAAGAAAGATTAAAGATAAGATTCGTGGTATAGTTATCACTCATGCGCATGAAGATCATATCGGTGCGGTGCCTTACTTCTTTAAAGAATTTCAATTCCCTATTTATGCTACGCCTTTAGCTTTGGGAATGATTTCAAATAAATTTGAAGAGCATGGCTTAAAAGCTGAACGAAAATGGTTTCGTCCTGTAGAAAAACGCAAGGTTTATGAGATCGGTGAATTTGATATAGAGTGGATACACATCACACACTCCATCATCGATGCTTCTGCTTTAGCTATCAAAACTAAAGCAGGGACTATCATCCATACAGGAGATTTTAAGATCGATCAAACTCCAATCGATGGTTATCCAACAGATTTGGGGCGTTTAGCGCATTATGGCGAAGAAGGGGTTTTGTGTCTTTTAAGCGATAGTACCAATTCATACAAAGAAGGCTATACGAAAAGCGAAAGTTCTGTAGGACCGACTTTTGATCAAATTTTTGCACGCACTAAGGGTAGGGTGATCATGAGTACTTTTAGCTCAAACATCCACCGTGTTTATCAAGCTATTACTTATGGTTTAAAATACGGCAGAAAAGTTTGTGTTATTGGTCGTTCTATGGAGAGAAATCTTTATACCACTATGGAATTAGGTTATATTAAACTCGATAGAAAAATTTTCATTGATGCAGATGAGGTTAGTAAGTATAAAGACAATGAAGTGCTTATCGTAACCACAGGAAGTCAAGGCGAAACTATGAGTGCGCTTTATAGAATGGCAACGGATGAGCATAAATTTATAAAAATAAAACCAAGCGATCAAATCATCATTTCAGCTAAAGCTATCCCAGGCAATGAAGCGAGTGTTTCAGCGGTGCTTGATTATCTTTTAAAAGCGGGTGCTAAGGTAGCATATCAAGAATTTAGCGAAATTCATGTAAGCGGGCATGCAAGTATAGAAGAGCAAAAATTAATGCTTACTCTAGTTAAGCCTAAATTCTTCTTGCCAGTACATGGAGAATACAATCATATCAATAAACACAAAGAAACAGCTATAAAATGCGGAATTCCTGAAAAAAATATTTATCTTATGAGCGATGGCGATCAAGTAGAGCTTTGTCAAAAATATATCAAACGCGTGAAAACAGTTAAAACAGGCAAGGTTTTTGTGGATAATCAAATCAATAAACAAATCGCCGATGATGTGGTAATCGATCGTCAAAAACTTGCAGATAGTGGTATAGTTGTCATTATCGCACAGCTTGATAAAGCAAGTAAAACATTGATTAATAAGCCAAGAGTATTTAGCTATGGACTTGTAGCAGATAAACAAGATCATGCTTTTTCTAAAGAAATGGCAGAGGTTTTAGGACAATTTTTTGTCAATGTTAAAGATGAAGTACTTAATGATCCAAGATTTTTGGAAAATCAAATTCGCCAAGTATTGAGAAAACATATTTTTAGAAAGATTAAAAAATATCCAACCATAGTTCCGACTGTTTTTGTAATGTAA
- a CDS encoding pseudouridine synthase → MRINKFISHNSPYSRREADELIKQGLVKINNKIALLSDEVKTNDKVFVKGKALRKKTQFSVIIYHKQKGEIVSKRDDRGRKTIYDTLPKQFNTWLSVGRLDFASEGLLLLTDSPVIAHALMNSDLEREYYLKLKGVINKQVIEAMQNGLEIKNEKKGAHAKTKITSMSFAPFLDFEIFGTSGGYTKLRVIINEGKNRELRRFFGHFDLEVMDLKRVAFGALDLGMLKAGKHRYLENGEYEKLRDFLKVNNIYY, encoded by the coding sequence ATGAGAATCAATAAATTCATATCACACAATAGCCCTTATTCACGCCGCGAAGCTGATGAGCTTATCAAGCAAGGCTTGGTAAAAATAAACAACAAAATAGCCCTTTTAAGCGATGAAGTAAAGACAAACGATAAAGTCTTTGTTAAGGGTAAAGCTTTGCGTAAAAAAACGCAATTTAGCGTGATTATTTACCACAAGCAAAAGGGTGAAATTGTCAGCAAAAGAGATGATCGCGGAAGAAAAACTATCTATGATACCCTGCCAAAGCAGTTTAATACTTGGTTGAGTGTAGGAAGGCTTGACTTTGCTAGCGAAGGTTTGCTTTTGCTTACAGATTCTCCTGTGATTGCTCATGCTTTGATGAATAGTGATTTAGAAAGAGAATATTATCTTAAACTCAAAGGTGTGATCAATAAGCAAGTTATAGAAGCGATGCAAAACGGATTAGAAATTAAAAATGAAAAAAAAGGCGCACATGCAAAAACAAAGATTACTTCTATGAGTTTTGCTCCTTTTTTAGATTTTGAAATTTTTGGAACAAGTGGCGGATATACAAAGCTAAGAGTGATTATAAATGAGGGTAAAAATAGAGAGCTTAGACGCTTTTTTGGGCATTTTGACTTAGAAGTAATGGATCTTAAACGCGTTGCTTTTGGAGCCTTAGATCTTGGAATGCTAAAAGCAGGAAAACATCGCTATCTTGAAAATGGCGAATATGAAAAATTAAGAGATTTTTTAAAAGTCAATAATATATATTATTAA
- the rplC gene encoding 50S ribosomal protein L3: MEYIVEKIGMSRTIANPSIAVTLLRVVNAKVCEVDNGKAIVAYSKGKVNNKCVAGQQKKYNLSAEFNRFATLEVANTEAGDLDETPLNEAKVLKVSFNTKGRGYSGVMKRHNFAGGPASHGSRFHRRHGSIGNREWPGRVQPGMKMAGHYGNTKVTVKNEVVSYDAENKILVVKGAVPGYNGAMGKIRIAK; the protein is encoded by the coding sequence ATGGAATATATTGTAGAAAAAATAGGAATGAGTAGAACAATTGCTAATCCAAGTATCGCTGTCACTTTACTAAGAGTTGTGAATGCAAAAGTATGTGAAGTTGATAATGGTAAAGCTATCGTTGCATACTCAAAAGGAAAAGTAAACAATAAATGTGTTGCAGGACAACAAAAAAAATATAATCTTTCTGCAGAATTTAACAGATTTGCGACTTTAGAAGTAGCAAACACTGAAGCAGGAGATTTAGATGAAACTCCATTAAATGAAGCAAAAGTTTTAAAAGTAAGCTTCAATACCAAAGGTAGAGGTTATAGCGGTGTTATGAAAAGACATAACTTCGCAGGGGGTCCAGCAAGCCACGGTTCAAGATTTCATAGACGCCATGGATCTATCGGTAATAGAGAATGGCCAGGTCGCGTTCAACCAGGTATGAAAATGGCAGGACATTATGGAAATACTAAAGTAACTGTTAAAAACGAAGTTGTATCTTATGATGCTGAAAACAAAATTTTAGTAGTTAAGGGTGCAGTTCCAGGTTATAACGGTGCTATGGGTAAAATAAGGATTGCAAAATGA
- a CDS encoding aromatic amino acid ammonia-lyase translates to MKKLFLFMVLPGFILAKSLILSPNKDLSLEDLAFVAQGGKVELSPLALSNIEAGFKVLLDAVLEGKNIYGLSVGVGWNKDRAVFNIKNGQKTIDEDLIKLSKQFNKISLRAHALGLGEPLDPKIVRMAMLQRLYTATKGQAGISPDLAKRYVEFLNLNITPVVPSFGSVGEADITLAAHIGLAMMGEYKVWYKGKIMNSGEVLKLAKLKPLEPVAKDFLSILSNNTLMNAYLVLELEKLEKILSWQDKLYILMLEGFNGNIAPFSELALKARGFEYITESSKTLNACLEGSYLLKDHPDRALQDPLSFRTQIYAIAQAKNSLRELKQDLLIAINHSDDNPLVLIKANKSDKLSMDNHFINKDQAIIPSANFEYLPISARVENLNLALARLAENITQSLLRFSDPQFTKLPKFLIHPDNKGHGFGAIEKPIVVLNENIKNLSQAQSVKSVSLAGNVEDMATFSNLSILNLSGILKSLIYLQSFELMYATQAIDLRKESDSLFALGKCSKNIYTAYRKIVPFFKEDRIYSIELEKGYDFLNH, encoded by the coding sequence ATGAAAAAATTATTTTTATTTATGGTGTTGCCAGGTTTTATTTTGGCTAAAAGTTTGATTCTTAGTCCTAATAAGGATTTGAGTTTAGAAGATCTAGCTTTTGTTGCTCAAGGAGGTAAAGTAGAGTTAAGTCCTTTAGCTTTAAGCAATATTGAGGCAGGATTTAAAGTGCTTTTAGATGCTGTTTTAGAGGGTAAAAATATTTATGGTCTTTCTGTGGGAGTAGGTTGGAATAAAGACAGAGCTGTATTTAATATCAAAAATGGACAAAAAACTATAGATGAAGATTTAATAAAACTTTCTAAGCAATTTAATAAAATTTCTCTACGAGCTCATGCCTTGGGTCTGGGAGAACCTTTAGATCCTAAGATAGTTAGAATGGCTATGCTACAAAGACTTTATACTGCTACAAAAGGACAAGCAGGTATTAGCCCTGATTTGGCTAAAAGATATGTAGAGTTTTTAAACTTAAACATTACTCCAGTAGTACCTAGTTTTGGTAGTGTTGGAGAAGCTGATATCACTCTAGCAGCTCATATAGGCCTAGCAATGATGGGCGAATATAAGGTATGGTATAAGGGTAAAATTATGAATAGTGGCGAGGTTTTAAAATTGGCCAAGTTAAAGCCTTTAGAGCCAGTGGCAAAAGATTTTTTATCTATACTTTCTAACAATACTTTAATGAATGCTTATCTTGTACTAGAACTTGAAAAGCTTGAAAAAATTCTTTCTTGGCAAGATAAGCTTTATATTCTTATGCTTGAAGGTTTTAATGGAAATATAGCTCCTTTTAGCGAACTTGCTCTTAAAGCAAGGGGTTTTGAATATATTACAGAAAGCTCAAAGACGCTTAATGCTTGTTTAGAGGGAAGCTATTTGTTAAAAGATCATCCAGATAGAGCTTTGCAAGATCCTCTGTCTTTTAGGACTCAAATTTATGCTATAGCACAAGCAAAAAATTCTTTAAGGGAATTAAAACAAGATTTGCTTATTGCTATCAACCATAGTGATGATAATCCTTTGGTTTTGATTAAGGCAAATAAAAGCGACAAATTAAGCATGGATAATCACTTTATCAATAAAGATCAGGCTATAATACCTAGTGCAAATTTTGAATACTTGCCTATAAGTGCTAGAGTAGAAAATTTAAATTTAGCTCTTGCAAGATTAGCTGAAAACATTACTCAAAGCTTATTACGTTTTAGCGATCCTCAATTTACGAAACTTCCAAAATTTTTGATCCATCCAGATAATAAGGGTCATGGTTTTGGAGCTATTGAAAAACCTATAGTTGTTTTAAATGAGAATATTAAAAATTTAAGCCAAGCTCAAAGTGTCAAAAGCGTTTCTTTAGCAGGAAATGTGGAAGATATGGCTACTTTTAGTAATCTTAGTATTTTAAACTTATCAGGTATTTTAAAAAGCCTAATTTATTTACAAAGTTTTGAATTAATGTATGCTACTCAAGCTATTGATTTGAGAAAAGAATCAGACTCTCTTTTTGCTTTAGGAAAATGTTCTAAAAATATTTACACAGCTTATAGAAAAATCGTTCCTTTTTTTAAGGAAGATAGAATTTATAGTATAGAATTAGAAAAGGGTTATGATTTTTTAAATCATTGA
- a CDS encoding purine-nucleoside phosphorylase yields MIVCAGGNENFSFAKAIGIGLIESTFHLTQLCLKEKPSKLVFIGTCGLYDKGEILGIYKSSHACNIEFSYISDQFYTPANTEIKLNNQNVSRETIKINSSNYICQSSQAAKEFAKLDFFAENMEAFSVLSVAKNLDIDAECILCATNFCNENAHEDFIKNHQKAKEKLEEYLKINHYI; encoded by the coding sequence ATGATAGTTTGCGCAGGTGGAAATGAAAATTTTTCTTTTGCCAAAGCCATAGGTATAGGCTTGATAGAATCAACCTTTCATTTAACACAGCTTTGTTTAAAAGAAAAACCTTCAAAACTTGTATTTATAGGAACATGTGGACTTTACGATAAAGGAGAAATTCTAGGAATTTATAAAAGCTCTCATGCTTGCAATATTGAATTTTCTTATATTTCTGATCAATTCTACACTCCTGCAAACACTGAAATCAAACTCAACAATCAAAATGTTTCTCGTGAAACAATCAAAATCAATTCTTCTAATTATATTTGTCAAAGTTCACAAGCAGCAAAAGAATTTGCAAAACTAGATTTTTTTGCTGAAAACATGGAAGCTTTTTCAGTTTTAAGCGTGGCTAAAAATTTAGATATAGATGCAGAATGTATTTTATGTGCGACTAATTTTTGCAATGAAAATGCTCATGAAGATTTTATAAAAAATCATCAAAAGGCAAAAGAAAAACTAGAAGAATATTTAAAAATTAATCATTATATTTAG